From Macrobrachium nipponense isolate FS-2020 chromosome 6, ASM1510439v2, whole genome shotgun sequence, a single genomic window includes:
- the LOC135216885 gene encoding dorsal-ventral patterning tolloid-like protein 1: protein MKFLQHFLVFSTVFCHIKARGVFPNHVQKSEEAFDEYSSYLEADILGDAQTSPNIPTFAKQKTLCNKTGCPKHKKPTSQFYPEPLRMAVTKNIKLWDGGKVPYIVGFNREDNLYVYDNIMTAIGIINELNCVEFYESNSEMDAVRIILGPDYSSHCGRQGGVQDLTVSSDNSNIGTILHELMHTLGFGHEHNRPDRDDYIIILWDNIQERAKPYFQKYTYGNFTDNSLEYDYKSIMHATNQQNPDIFLDVTKPIMTRINGALDVGQRAYLTELDKERIKKTYRCGICSNSLPDGLLFRYPGNCEKYYQCAHGQAVVMECPVKLHFSEEKKYCDYPSVANCAK from the exons ATGAAGTTTCTGCAGCATTTTCTGGTCTTTTCGACGGTCTTTTGTCATATAAAA GCCAGAGGGGTATTCCCAAACCATGTCCAGAAGTCTGAAGAGGCCTTCGACGAATATTCAT cATATCTGGAAgctgatattttgggagatgcaCAG aCCAGTCCTAATATACCCACGTTTGCCAAGCAGAAAACTCTGTGTAATAAGACAGGATGCCCCAAACATAAGAAGCCAACTTCACAATTTTATCCTGAG CCTTTAAGAATGGCGGTTACAAAAAACATCAAGTTGTGGGATGGTGGGAAAGTCCCCTACATCGTAGGTTTCAACCGAGAGGACAATCTTTATG TGTATGACAACATCATGACAGCCATCGGTATAATCAATGAACTAAACTGCGTCGAATTCTACGAGTCCAACTCTGAGATGGATGCTGTCAGGATTATCCTTGGTCCCGATTATTCATCGCACTGTGGAAGACAGGGAGGCGTCCAGGACCTCACAGTTTCAAGTGATAACAGTAACATAGGAACCATCTTGCATGAACTCATGCATACATTAG GTTTCGGTCATGAACACAACCGTCCAGACAGAGACGATTACATCATCATTCTATGGGATAACATTCAGGAGAGAGCAAAACCTTACTTCCAGAAATACAC GTATGGTAACTTCACAGATAACAGTCTGGAGTATGATTACAAGAGCATTATGCATGCAACTAATCAGCAAAATCCAGATATTTTTCTCGACGTCACTAAACCTATCATGACTAGAATCAATGGAGCCTTGG ATGTGGGTCAAAGGGCTTACCTTACTGAACTGGACAAGGAACGGATAAAGAAAACCTACAGATGTGGTATCTGCAGCAACAGTCTACCAG ATGGGCTCCTGTTCCGCTACCCTGGAAACTGCGAAAAATACTACCAATGCGCCCACGGCCAAGCGGTTGTGATGGAGTGTCCTGTTAAACTTCACTTCAGTGAGGAGAAAAAGTATTGCGATTACCCATCCGTAGCAAACTGTGCAAAGTGA